The Veillonellales bacterium genome has a segment encoding these proteins:
- a CDS encoding SLC13 family permease: MTPDIITLIVLAVLALLFVTELVPMAITSIGGAMALGLLGILPMKVAFSGLSNSTVVLFGGMFIIGAAMFHTGLAQAVGEWVVSKVGQGEKGLLFGTTATTAALSSVTSNTGATAVMMPIVQGICKAARISQSRQLLPLAYAAGLGGLITLVGSPPNIIVSEMLSTMGYRPFGFFEFAKIGIPLTIVGLVYMIFVGKNFVPNRSGSNCAEDEAVQSETAATVATNKSPVKMWITFIILVAVLVVMALDLKSVPMYYAAVIGAIACILTGCVTEKQAYASIDLVTLFVLAGMLPVATALDKTGAGKLIADQVMGLIGTNPSPLMITVALFVLSCALTQFMTNTATTALLAPIGISIAKELGASPHAVLMAICVGATCAFLTPVGSAPCTLVLGPGGYKFMDYVKAGSGLLVVCFIVSLILLPILWPFFPAQ; this comes from the coding sequence ATGACACCGGATATTATTACTCTGATTGTTCTTGCGGTCCTTGCTCTTTTGTTTGTTACGGAACTCGTTCCAATGGCTATTACTTCCATCGGCGGGGCCATGGCGTTGGGTTTGCTCGGAATTCTACCCATGAAAGTGGCATTCTCCGGGCTTTCAAATTCTACTGTGGTATTGTTCGGCGGGATGTTCATCATTGGTGCAGCCATGTTCCACACTGGTCTAGCGCAAGCAGTGGGTGAATGGGTCGTTTCAAAAGTCGGGCAAGGCGAAAAAGGTTTATTGTTCGGTACAACGGCCACTACAGCCGCCCTTTCCTCAGTAACTTCAAATACCGGCGCCACAGCAGTGATGATGCCGATCGTGCAGGGAATCTGCAAGGCGGCCCGGATTTCGCAGTCGCGGCAGCTATTGCCGTTAGCTTATGCGGCCGGGCTGGGCGGTTTAATCACCCTGGTAGGTTCGCCGCCCAATATTATTGTTTCCGAAATGCTGTCAACTATGGGATACCGGCCTTTCGGCTTTTTTGAGTTTGCCAAGATAGGCATTCCGCTGACAATCGTCGGTCTTGTCTATATGATTTTTGTAGGCAAAAATTTTGTACCCAATAGAAGCGGCTCAAATTGTGCAGAGGACGAAGCAGTACAAAGTGAGACTGCCGCTACGGTTGCAACCAATAAAAGTCCTGTAAAGATGTGGATCACATTTATCATCCTTGTAGCTGTCCTTGTTGTCATGGCGCTTGATTTGAAAAGTGTGCCGATGTATTATGCGGCTGTTATCGGCGCTATCGCCTGCATACTGACCGGGTGTGTGACAGAAAAGCAGGCATACGCTTCCATTGATTTGGTTACCCTGTTTGTATTGGCCGGTATGCTGCCGGTTGCTACGGCATTGGATAAGACCGGGGCCGGCAAGCTGATTGCCGATCAGGTGATGGGCCTTATCGGAACTAATCCAAGCCCGCTTATGATTACTGTTGCTCTGTTTGTTTTATCCTGTGCCCTGACTCAATTTATGACGAACACCGCGACTACCGCTCTTCTGGCGCCAATCGGGATTTCAATTGCCAAAGAGCTGGGCGCCAGTCCCCATGCGGTACTGATGGCCATCTGCGTCGGTGCAACCTGCGCTTTCCTGACGCCGGTTGGTTCCGCTCCCTGTACCCTGGTGCTTGGACCGGGCGGCTACAAATTTATGGATTACGTAAAAGCCGGTTCGGGATTATTGGTTGTCTGTTTTATAGTATCTTTAATCCTTTTGCCGATACTTTGGCCGTTTTTCCCGGCGCAATAG